Proteins encoded within one genomic window of Desulforegulaceae bacterium:
- the cas2 gene encoding CRISPR-associated endonuclease Cas2, translated as MLRTLVWIIYDITDDKIRGKIAKECKKSGLTRVQKSVFLGRIDWNRFDELAERFDELIIKKTDSVYIFPFCQEDFKKIRVLGQGFDKKYVNDEILAKFF; from the coding sequence ATGCTCAGAACTCTTGTGTGGATAATATATGATATTACAGATGATAAAATAAGAGGAAAGATTGCAAAGGAATGTAAAAAATCCGGTCTTACTCGGGTTCAAAAAAGTGTTTTTCTTGGCAGGATTGACTGGAACAGATTTGACGAGCTTGCTGAAAGATTTGATGAATTAATCATTAAAAAAACAGACAGTGTTTATATTTTTCCATTTTGTCAGGAAGATTTTAAGAAAATCAGAGTGCTTGGCCAGGGTTTTGATAAAAAATATGTAAATGATGAAATTCTTGCAAAGTTTTTTTGA
- a CDS encoding WYL domain-containing protein, translating to MNKSERIFRFHRLVKSGRRPSLKKIAYELECSESTVNRIKQTLIYYFSAPLKYDPSANGYYYDESVEKFDLPGFWLSPDEIYALFVCVQVIEKNQEVGISSIINPLSSKIEEIIKGLGHSPQDLKSLIKVMPLYSRVLRKKDFSKVCSSLVNREIIEVQYYKRTCGSKSLRKLHPQRILHYKDNWYLCAYCEKHKEFRVFSVENIKIINIEPGAKIFSKEKIDLFMEDGFGVFSGKAEHTAKLRFFEPNLNWVKDEIWHKNQNQYYDGKDLILEIPFSNPTELVMEVLRHGEGVVVESPKFLKDLVVEKLKKNLKKYLGSVSL from the coding sequence ATGAACAAATCAGAACGGATATTTAGGTTTCACAGGCTTGTTAAATCAGGCAGACGACCTTCCTTAAAAAAAATTGCTTATGAACTTGAATGTTCTGAGTCTACAGTTAACAGAATCAAGCAAACCCTTATTTATTATTTTTCAGCACCTTTAAAATATGATCCATCGGCAAATGGATATTATTATGATGAGTCTGTTGAAAAATTTGATCTTCCCGGATTTTGGCTGAGTCCTGATGAAATTTATGCATTGTTTGTTTGTGTTCAGGTTATTGAAAAGAATCAGGAAGTTGGAATTTCATCAATTATAAATCCTTTGAGTTCAAAGATTGAAGAAATAATCAAGGGGCTTGGCCATTCACCCCAGGATTTGAAATCCTTGATCAAAGTCATGCCTTTGTATTCAAGAGTTTTAAGGAAAAAAGATTTTTCAAAAGTTTGTTCATCACTTGTCAACCGTGAAATAATAGAAGTTCAATACTACAAAAGAACTTGCGGCAGCAAAAGCCTTAGAAAACTCCACCCCCAGCGAATATTACATTATAAAGACAATTGGTATCTTTGTGCTTATTGTGAAAAACACAAAGAATTCAGGGTTTTTTCTGTTGAAAATATAAAAATTATAAATATTGAACCAGGTGCAAAAATTTTTTCCAAAGAAAAAATAGATTTATTTATGGAAGACGGGTTTGGGGTTTTTTCAGGAAAAGCAGAGCATACTGCAAAATTAAGGTTTTTTGAGCCGAATTTAAACTGGGTCAAAGACGAAATCTGGCATAAAAATCAAAACCAATATTATGATGGAAAAGATCTTATTTTAGAAATTCCTTTTAGCAATCCAACCGAGCTTGTGATGGAGGTTTTACGCCATGGCGAAGGCGTTGTTGTTGAGTCTCCAAAGTTTTTAAAAGACCTTGTAGTTGAAAAACTTAAAAAAAATTTAAAAAAATATTTGGGGTCTGTCAGTCTGTGA
- a CDS encoding CRISPR-associated endonuclease Cas6: MKKATLTLNDINLKPNEIHKFRGYVGRLFEKYDLVHNHNTHDGKNIYRYPLIQFKIINNKPAIIALSEKAVEVFTDIFMNLEEIKIEDTIIPVFEKDLKVEETGFGYSQEHFLYKFKTPWIALNQKNYKKYRGSRMSEKKELLKQILTGNVLSMCKYLGIILNENERINSLVDVEPIDTNLKGNKVLGFKGVFKINFEIPDFVGIGKSVSRGFGMVEKIL; the protein is encoded by the coding sequence ATGAAAAAGGCAACTCTTACATTAAATGATATTAATTTAAAACCAAATGAGATTCATAAATTCAGAGGTTATGTGGGCAGGCTTTTTGAAAAATATGATCTGGTTCATAATCACAATACTCATGATGGTAAAAATATTTACAGATATCCGTTAATACAATTTAAAATAATTAATAACAAGCCAGCCATTATAGCTTTAAGCGAAAAAGCGGTTGAAGTATTTACAGATATTTTTATGAATCTTGAAGAAATAAAAATTGAAGATACTATAATCCCTGTATTTGAAAAAGACTTAAAAGTTGAAGAAACTGGTTTTGGTTATTCTCAGGAACATTTTTTATATAAGTTTAAAACCCCGTGGATTGCATTGAATCAGAAAAATTATAAGAAATACAGAGGTTCTCGTATGTCTGAAAAAAAAGAATTATTAAAACAAATTCTTACAGGAAATGTTTTATCTATGTGCAAATATCTTGGAATTATTTTGAATGAAAACGAGAGAATTAATTCATTGGTAGATGTTGAGCCGATTGATACAAATTTGAAAGGTAACAAGGTGTTGGGTTTTAAAGGGGTTTTTAAGATAAATTTTGAAATTCCTGATTTTGTGGGAATTGGTAAATCTGTTTCAAGAGGTTTTGGAATGGTGGAAAAAATTTTGTAA
- the cas1 gene encoding CRISPR-associated endonuclease Cas1 yields the protein MWYGWLKTKPRRLKIQLIINSPGTIIKQKDECFRIQNETDRMDIAAPRVESIILSNKVMITTQSIVLALENNIDVIFLDNYGDPLGRVWFSKMGSTALIRRKQLEATENEKGINIVLELIQKKLENQIEFLKKLKYSRPGKESVFNTPIRTISNSLDFLVSIKSNISEARSQILGIEGTAGRAYFQTVSKIMPEKYRFSGRSRRPAKDPFNAVLNYCYGVLYSMVEKACIIAGLDPFVGFMHTDNYNKKSLVFDFIEPFRIYAETVSVYLFTGKKVKESYFDVSSKSTSLNQQGKPFVIDSLLKHLDEKIRYKKRNVKRKYIINHEAHRLANFLLNDEKEITKWLNIKEF from the coding sequence GTGTGGTATGGTTGGTTAAAAACAAAACCCAGGAGGCTTAAAATTCAGCTTATTATTAATTCACCAGGGACGATTATTAAGCAGAAAGATGAGTGCTTTAGAATACAGAATGAAACAGACAGAATGGACATTGCCGCACCAAGGGTTGAGTCCATAATTTTGTCAAATAAAGTTATGATAACAACTCAGTCCATTGTCCTGGCTTTAGAAAATAATATTGATGTGATTTTTCTTGATAATTACGGTGATCCGCTTGGCAGAGTCTGGTTTTCTAAAATGGGTTCAACTGCTTTAATTAGAAGAAAACAGCTTGAAGCTACTGAAAATGAAAAAGGGATTAATATTGTTTTAGAGCTTATTCAGAAAAAATTAGAAAATCAAATTGAGTTTTTGAAAAAGCTTAAATATTCAAGGCCGGGTAAAGAAAGTGTTTTTAATACTCCTATAAGAACAATAAGTAACTCTTTGGATTTTTTGGTTTCAATAAAGAGCAATATTAGCGAAGCAAGGAGCCAGATTTTAGGAATAGAAGGCACAGCTGGTAGAGCTTATTTTCAAACTGTTTCAAAAATAATGCCTGAAAAGTATAGGTTTAGCGGAAGATCCAGAAGGCCTGCAAAAGACCCTTTTAATGCAGTTTTAAATTATTGTTATGGAGTCTTATATTCTATGGTTGAGAAAGCATGTATAATCGCTGGTCTTGACCCGTTTGTGGGTTTTATGCACACTGATAATTATAATAAGAAGTCACTTGTTTTTGATTTTATAGAACCTTTTAGAATCTATGCTGAAACTGTATCTGTTTATCTTTTTACAGGGAAAAAAGTAAAAGAGAGTTATTTTGATGTCTCCTCAAAAAGTACAAGCCTTAATCAACAAGGAAAGCCTTTTGTCATAGATAGTCTTCTCAAGCATCTGGATGAAAAAATTCGTTATAAAAAAAGAAATGTAAAAAGAAAATATATTATAAACCATGAGGCACACAGACTTGCAAACTTTCTTTTAAATGACGAAAAAGAAATAACTAAATGGCTTAATATAAAAGAATTTTAA
- a CDS encoding diguanylate cyclase, with amino-acid sequence MTFNLAVVENNIIGLIICLIIYFNISPDKKKVKADEKLFLLLIFSISLILVFEILRTFVQGTPELMPRKIHISLVLIYFILTPVPPLVWFLYTYLYIHKSVRRLRKIIPFAVIPAVVTIGLSFLSVYNKAVFFVDENNLYNRGNLYWINAVLYYSYVVATYVLIIGNRKNLDKKNFYTLLMFGILAAVGGGLQIVNVNASCLWLSASLSSLIVYLNIQNVEIYEDYLTGLYNRRHLDMYLKKCIREEEQNLSILLIMLDIDFFKQINDTYGHLEGDEALKQTANLLTESFRADDFISRYAGDEFVVIAKLKDKSRKKEIVQRLKKKFEDFNNSNILPYNISISLGYDIYEAESKMDADGFIRHVDKLMYKDKLAHRSSQGIFKNQE; translated from the coding sequence ATGACTTTCAATTTAGCAGTGGTAGAAAACAACATCATAGGCTTGATAATATGCCTGATAATTTATTTCAATATCAGCCCTGATAAAAAAAAGGTAAAAGCTGATGAAAAGCTGTTTTTACTCCTTATATTTTCAATCTCATTAATTTTGGTTTTTGAAATATTAAGGACTTTTGTTCAAGGCACGCCTGAATTAATGCCTAGAAAAATACATATAAGTTTGGTATTAATTTACTTTATTCTTACACCTGTGCCGCCTTTAGTCTGGTTTCTATATACTTATTTATATATTCATAAAAGTGTAAGACGACTTAGGAAAATAATTCCTTTTGCTGTTATTCCAGCAGTTGTAACTATTGGTTTATCTTTTCTCAGTGTTTATAATAAAGCTGTGTTTTTTGTAGATGAAAACAATTTATACAATCGTGGGAATTTATATTGGATAAATGCTGTATTATATTATTCTTATGTTGTTGCTACTTATGTCCTTATAATAGGGAACAGAAAAAATCTGGATAAAAAAAACTTTTATACACTTCTTATGTTTGGAATTCTGGCTGCAGTGGGTGGGGGATTACAAATAGTTAATGTTAATGCATCGTGTCTTTGGCTTAGTGCATCTTTATCTTCCCTGATAGTATATCTGAACATACAAAATGTTGAAATTTATGAAGACTATTTAACAGGGCTTTATAATAGGCGGCATTTAGATATGTATTTAAAAAAGTGTATAAGAGAAGAAGAACAAAACTTATCAATACTATTAATAATGCTGGATATTGATTTTTTTAAACAAATAAATGACACCTACGGGCATTTGGAAGGAGATGAAGCTTTAAAACAAACTGCAAATTTGTTAACAGAAAGTTTTAGAGCAGATGATTTTATTTCAAGATATGCCGGAGATGAATTTGTAGTTATTGCAAAATTAAAAGACAAAAGTCGTAAGAAAGAAATAGTACAAAGACTTAAGAAAAAATTTGAAGATTTTAATAACTCAAATATTCTTCCCTACAATATAAGTATTAGTTTGGGTTATGATATTTATGAGGCTGAGTCAAAAATGGACGCTGATGGTTTTATCAGGCATGTTGATAAGCTTATGTATAAAGATAAGCTTGCTCATAGAAGTAGCCAGGGCATATTTAAAAATCAGGAATAG